Proteins from a genomic interval of Euleptes europaea isolate rEulEur1 chromosome 18, rEulEur1.hap1, whole genome shotgun sequence:
- the LOC130489591 gene encoding polyunsaturated fatty acid lipoxygenase ALOX15B-like — protein sequence MVLYKVRVSTGTNLGSETKDWVSVTLVGTKGSSPQTWFDNWGPDFYVGADSEYEIQCTQDLGDILLIQITKKTMLLIQDSWYCNFIQVTSPQGEIYNFPVYQWIEGTVEVREGKGITAPEDTLSDHRKKELEERQKSYRWKEYEPEMPHCLDVNSTHDLETNSQFSFLKRALFYSRATVMAVEQRLKGYSTSKESWESLEDIKKVFGFNRHEMIEYIIEHWKEDAFFGYQFLNGLNPNLIRKCAKIPPNFPVTQDMVARSLGHGTTLTEELKKGTIYIADYRILDGISGGWINKVQQYITAPICLLHITPQKELIPLAIQLSQTPGPETPIFLPCDSEWDWILAKTWVRNSHFHVHQAVAHLLRTHLLAEVFALATFRHLPTCHPLYKLLIPHMRYTFNINTLAREDLISKDGIFDKAIGLGRQGLIELCQRGMEVLTYSFLCLPEDLEDRDVCSLPNYYYRDDGLEIWAAIESFVSNIVDFYYLKDESVQEDYELQGWIKDIFTEGFLSQESSGIPSSFDTALELKKFLTMVIFTVSAQHAAVNNGQYRNGAWMPNFPSSMRKPPPRSKGMTHLEDYLDTLPAINTTCSIIGTGYVLSAPPGDAVALGNYPNEYFTEKEPQQFIQDFQDRLNKISKKIVKRNCSLPIGYQNMYPPEVENSVSI from the exons GACAGCGAGTATGAAATCCAATGCACCCAGGACCTGGGAGATATCTTGCTCATCCAGATCACCAAAAAAACAATGCTGTTAATCCAAGACAGTTGGTACTGCAACTTTATCCAGGTGACATCCCCACAGGGTGAGATCTACAATTTTCCTGTCTACCAGTGGATCGAAGGCACTGTGGAGGTCAGAGAGGGGAAAG GAATAACTGCTCCTGAAGATACCCTTTCAGATCACAGGAagaaagaactggaagagaggCAGAAATCCTATAG ATGGAAGGAGTATGAACCTGAAATGCCACACTGTCTGGATGTCAACTCCACTCATGACCTGGAAACCAACTCCCAATTTTCTTTCCTCAAACGCGCTCTTTTTTACTCGCGTGCTACAGTGAT GGCGGTGGAGCAGAGACTGAAAGGATACTCTACCAGCAAAGAGTCTTGGGAATCGCTGGAAGACATCAAGAAGGTCTTTGGTTTCAACAGGCATGAGATGATAG AGTATATCATAGAACACTGGAAGGAAGATGCATTCTTTGGCTACCAATTCCTAAACGGATTGAATCCAAACTTGATCCGGAAGTGTGCAAAGATCCCACCCAATTTCCCTGTTACTCAAGATATGGTGGCCAGATCCCTGGGCCATGGCACTACCTTGACAGAAGAGCTGAAG AAAGGGACCATCTACATTGCCGACTACCGCATTTTGGACGGGATCAGTGGTGGTTGGATTAACAAGGTCCAGCAGTACATCACGGCCCCAATCTGCCTGCTGCATATCACCCCTCAAAAGGAGCTGATACCCCTTGCCATCCAG CTCAGCCAGACCCCTGGCCCAGAAACTCCCATATTCCTGCCCTGTGACTCTGAGTGGGACTGGATCTTGGCCAAGACCTGGGTGCGCAATTCCCATTTCCACGTGCACCAGGCAGTGGCCCACCTGCTCCGGACGCACCTGTTGGCAGAAGTCTTCGCCCTGGCGACCTTCCGCCACTTGCCTACATGCCACCCACTCTACAAG CTCTTAATCCCTCACATGCGCTACACCTTTAACATCAACACCCTGGCCCGGGAAGACCTCATCAGTAAAGATGGTATTTTTGACAAG gCAATTGGTCTTGGTCGTCAAGGCTTGATCGAGCTTTGCCAGAGGGGCATGGAAGTTCTGACCTATTCCTTCCTGTGCCTCCCAGAAGATTTAGAGGACCGTGATGTGTGTTCGCTGCCCAATTACTACTACAGGGATGATGGTCTGGAGATCTGGGCAGCCATAGAAAG TTTTGTCTCCAATATTGTCGACTTCTACTATTTGAAGGATGAATCTGTGCAGGAAGATTATGAACTGCAGGGCTGGATAAAAGATATCTTTACCGAAGGTTTCCTGAGTCAAGAGTCTTCTG GAATCCCGTCCTCCTTCGATACAGCGCTGGAGCTGAAGAAGTTCCTGACCATGGTGATATTTACCgtttctgctcagcatgcagCTGTCAACAATGGGCAG TATCGGAATGGCGCCTGGATGCCCAACTTCCCCTCCTCCATGAGGAAGCCCCCACCTAGATCCAAAGGCATGACACACCTGGAGGACTACCTGGATACTTTGCCTGCCATCAACACCACCTGCAGCATCATTGGCACTGGCTACGTGCTCAGTGCCCCACCGGGAGATGCG GTAGCTCTGGGGAATTACCCCAACGAGTACTTCACAGAGAAGGAACCACAACAGTTCATTCAAGACTTCCAGGACCGCTTGAACAAGATCTCCAAGAAAATTGTGAAGAGGAACTGTTCTCTTCCCATTGGCTACCAAAATATGTACCCTCCCGAGGTAGAGAACAGTGTCTCCATCTGA